The Phoenix dactylifera cultivar Barhee BC4 unplaced genomic scaffold, palm_55x_up_171113_PBpolish2nd_filt_p 001300F, whole genome shotgun sequence DNA segment AACAAGGCTGAAGGAGAGATCTTGAATTTGATGAAGCAGAGCTTGTTGACGTCCAATGAGACATTGCCAAATATATTGAGAGGAGTGCCTCCTTCGGGCCTCCAGTGACAATGCGAAAGGGACCAAGCAACAAAGAGAGTGggttgtactcacgttagagttatatgaaatgagtagccgttttttaccaaaaaaaaaaaaaaaaaaagggtggatCTTGAGTGGCGGATGGTAGAGTGTAAGGAGTCTTAGGAGAGGCAAGAAAAGGACCGAATGATTGGGGATGGCTAGGACTTGAAGTGAACTGAACGACTGAAGTAGGTGAACCACTTTACATCGCAGCCAGCAGGTAATTCACACCCCTAGTCTTAATGATGGCTAATTCACAGACGAGCCAGCAGGGCAGTAATTGTATCGCAGCAGGACTCAACATGATTTGTCCAATAACAAGGGCCATGACGTGGTGACAGAACTCTGAGTTCAAGTTTGGCCGATTCAATGCCTTGAAAATGGAATGATCCTTGAAAAGGAGAGGGGTAGGTATCGTAACCTCCAATGAATGGTGAGTGCAGAGAGGGAGATATCACTATAGTGAAGAGATCCGATGGCAGTGGTCTGATTACAAAATTTCACATCCAACTGAAATCAATGAACTACAGATCGCCCATGAAATCAAGCATTCCACAATTAGCAAAGAAGATTATCAGAATATGCTTCTTAGTTATAAGATAATAGCCGCCAACAACAGTTAGCTCACCTGGTTGGCACCCCTCTCTCAAGAGCCCACCGTAGGTCCAAGGTTCAAGTGGTGGTATATTACCTCTGTATCGGTCACCAAAAAAAGTCTGATTTTTCTCCTAAGTCATACAAGAACAAAAACAAAATCTTTTAGCTCCATTGGACCAACCAAAATTAACTACATGCAGAAGATTCATTAAAGTCTAAGAATTCTTAAAGTCCATTAGCCAAGAAGATATTAACACTATGCTCAAGTAACTAAATGCTAATAGTTAGTAATTCCTAAACATAGTTATCAAGAGCATGATAGAATTTAACAACAATATCAAACAATTAAGTTGAAAAAGATTACAGATCAAGATATTAGTATGGCAAGGTACAGCATATTCTTCCAACAATTTCAAAGCTACAGAGTTTGGACCATAAACTAACTATAAGGATGCAAAGTGGTACAATGCATGACAATAAATAGGTCTTACAAGAGTAAATGCATTTAGATGAGGACTAAGAGTAAGAACCAGTTAGAATATGCCAAACAAAGACAAAATACAATGTTGCTGTGCCATGTTTGAAGAGCATTCCAGGTGATGCATTCAAATTTTGTATGAAGCTCATTTACTGATATTCCATATGCCAGCCACAAGTACTAGATATACAGAGCCAGGTATTCCACTAGTTGCACCACAGTCCAGTACAGCAAACCATTAGCATACTGCAGATTTCTAGAGACTAATCACGAGTTCGGAGCTTTGTTTCCTTCAGAAAAACAATAATGTTAAAAAAGAactagcaaaataaaactaagatGCAAACAAACTGCAAACTAAAATAAGCCATGAGAGGAATAGGATCTGAAGAGAAGCTCAGTAAAGGCAATGATAGTCGAGAAGAAAAGCCAATGTTAAACATAAGATCTACAGTTTCTTCAGATGGAATAATTTACAACAGTAACATATGTCCTCTCCCATTCTTGTGAGAAAATGGACCGGGATAGGGTCAGACTCCGAAATCTATCCATacggagaaagaagaagaaaaagggaaaggaaaggaaggaaggaggaggaaaggaaggaagaagtgaaaaaatgaagaagaaacaaagaagaaggaaagagaaagaagaagaaacggaaagaaagaagaaaaaaagaagagatagcaaaaagaaagaagaaaaaggaaagaaagaaaggtaaggaaaaaaaaaaggaaggaaagaggaagaaaagaaagaaaaaggagaaaccAGAATACTCCTGTCCCACAGGATTTAAAACGTTGATTCAGCAATCTAGAAATCAAACTACGTCACTGAACAGGCTTTGActgcaaaaaaaatattccaGAAGGATCTCCTTACATATCATTATATGATAACCAATTCCTATTGACCTTTGACAGCCAGAATGATTTCCATCCTTTTATGTATGATCATATTCCATCTAATTCTATACAGACTTGGCTTTACATCCGATGGTGCTGTGTATGATATTCAAGGCTAACAAGCTGTTCAGCAGAACTTTCTCCACATTTTAGCATTAATTGTAAACTTTCTCAGGCACTCTACTTCTCAATAGACGGCCAAAGGTGGTCAGTGCATCATGAAATTTGCGTATCTTAAGAAAACCCCTTATCATGGCAATTTCACTTTCTGTAAAATCAGCCCTCTCCATTACCAATTCAACTACCCTATTAAGCGTATCCTCCATGGCTAAGGATAAGAGACCTTCAGCTAGCATTGAAAAAGAGGAAAATGCGGGTAAGAATCCCTTCTCTGTCATTTCCACCAGGAAATCAACAGCTTCTCCAATTGGTCCTCCCCCAAGACACAGACCACGGaaaacaaatttatgtgtgACAGCATCTGGAGGCTCTCCCTTCTCTACCATCTCCCTGAAGAGCCTTATAGCTTCTCTAGTCTTCCTCTGCTTAAAGAGTGATTGTATCACAGGATTATAAGCTTTTGGAGTTGGGACCATCCCCTTCATCTGTATGGTTCTAAGGAGCTTACAAGCGACTTGTGTCCTACCTGCCTTGCACAGGCCACCAATGAGAGTCCCATACGTAACAATATCAGGTTCACAGCCATTTGAAGTCATAGTTTGAACTATATCCGCAGCTTTCTTTATGTTTCCTTGCTTGCAATAATGTGTGAGCAAGGAATTATATGTGAGCTTGTCAGGTTTCAATCCCTCCATTATCATCTGATCCATAAGTTCAGTGGCTTCGTCAACCCTATTACTCTTACACAAGCCATCTATAAGAGTATTATAAGTCACCAAATTCCTTGAGACTCCTTGCATATCCATCTGGTCAAATATCTCTTCTGCTTCTTCAATTCGCATGTTCTTGCACAGCCCATCTATTAGAGTATTATATGTCACAACACTTCGGCACAGCCATTCAGTTCCATTTCTTTCAGCAAGCCC contains these protein-coding regions:
- the LOC120108374 gene encoding LOW QUALITY PROTEIN: pentatricopeptide repeat-containing protein At3g53700, chloroplastic-like (The sequence of the model RefSeq protein was modified relative to this genomic sequence to represent the inferred CDS: inserted 1 base in 1 codon; deleted 2 bases in 1 codon); the protein is SDVVTYNTLISGLCKLGEIEEATCVLKRWPRGGCLPNMVTYNTLISTMCTENRLDDAIELARGLTLKGLLPDVYTFNSLISGSARLGDYEIALRMFEEMKNSGCSPDEFTYNILIDHLCLHGELGKALGLLKEMELNGCXRSVVTYNTLIDGLCKNMRIEEAEEIFDQMDMQGVSRNLVTYNTLIDGLCKSNRVDEATELMDQMIMEGLKPDKLTYNSLLTHYCKQGNIKKAADIVQTMTSNGCEPDIVTYGTLIGGLCKAGRTQVACKLLRTIQMKGMVPTPKAYNPVIQSLFKQRKTREAIRLFREMVEKGEPPDAVTHKFVFRGLCLGGGPIGEAVDFLVEMTEKGFLPAFSSFSMLAEGLLSLAMEDTLNRVVELVMERADFTESEIAMIRGFLKIRKFHDALTTFGRLLRSRVPEKVYN